One part of the [Pantoea] beijingensis genome encodes these proteins:
- the truC gene encoding tRNA pseudouridine(65) synthase TruC, whose product MLEIIYQDRWLVAVNKPAGWLVHRSWLDRKEKVVVMQTVRDQIGQHVFTVHRLDRPTSGVLLMGLSSEVGRLLSQQFEQHQIQKTYHAVVRGWLSGAETLDYPLTEELDKIADKYSNPDKAPQPAVTAYRSLAQVEMPVAIGRYECARYSLVELDPKTGRKHQLRRHMVHLRHPIIGDSKHGDLRQNRGAAEHFGCNRLMLHASQLALTHPVTGESLVIRAGLDRVWQNTLAHFGWQDCLPDIPRVEFVSLSGQDRDLF is encoded by the coding sequence ATGCTGGAGATCATTTATCAGGATCGCTGGCTGGTTGCCGTAAATAAGCCGGCAGGCTGGTTAGTGCACCGTAGCTGGCTCGATCGTAAAGAAAAAGTGGTTGTTATGCAGACGGTACGGGATCAAATCGGACAGCATGTATTTACCGTGCATCGTCTCGACCGTCCTACATCAGGTGTGCTCTTGATGGGGTTGTCGAGTGAGGTTGGTCGATTGTTGTCGCAGCAGTTTGAGCAGCACCAGATTCAGAAAACCTACCATGCCGTCGTCCGGGGTTGGTTAAGCGGCGCAGAAACCCTCGATTATCCTCTAACTGAAGAGCTGGATAAAATTGCCGATAAATATTCTAATCCGGATAAAGCCCCGCAGCCTGCGGTGACGGCATATCGATCGTTAGCACAGGTAGAAATGCCAGTGGCGATTGGGCGCTATGAATGTGCACGTTATAGCTTAGTTGAACTGGATCCCAAAACAGGGCGTAAACATCAGTTACGTCGCCATATGGTACATCTACGACATCCGATTATCGGTGATAGCAAACATGGTGATCTACGACAAAATCGTGGTGCAGCCGAGCATTTTGGCTGTAACAGGCTGATGTTACACGCCAGTCAACTAGCGCTAACGCACCCGGTTACCGGTGAATCGTTGGTGATCCGGGCGGGGCTGGATCGCGTTTGGCAAAATACGCTGGCGCATTTCGGCTGGCAGGACTGTCTCCCTGATATTCCAAGGGTTGAGTTTGTGTCGCTGTCAGGTCAGGATAGGGACTTATTTTAA
- the rlmM gene encoding 23S rRNA (cytidine(2498)-2'-O)-methyltransferase RlmM: MNKVLLYCRQGFEKECAAEITDKATQREIFGFARVKDDSGYVLFECYQQGDAEKLIREQPFGELIFARQMVVVGELLRDLPPEDRISPITGMLTGVVEKGGDLRVEVPDTNQSKELLKFCRKFTVPLRASLRANTILLKYESAKRPVVHVFFIAPGHCYVGYSLPENNSPFFMGIPRLKFPSDAPSRSTLKLEEAFHVFIPADEWDERLASGMYAVDLGACPGGWTYQLVQRSMMVDAIDNGPMAPSLMDTGQVTHHREDGFKYRPTRTNISWVVCDMVEKPVRVANLMADWLVNGWCREAIFNLKLPMKKRYEEVSQNLAMLAERLKESGINAQIQARQLYHDREEVTVHIRRIWSATPGRRDERY; this comes from the coding sequence ATGAATAAAGTATTGTTGTATTGCCGCCAGGGTTTTGAAAAAGAGTGTGCTGCCGAAATCACGGATAAAGCCACGCAGCGCGAAATTTTTGGTTTTGCCCGGGTTAAAGATGATTCAGGTTATGTACTGTTTGAATGTTATCAGCAGGGCGATGCTGAGAAATTGATCCGAGAACAACCTTTTGGCGAGTTGATTTTTGCCCGGCAGATGGTTGTTGTGGGTGAACTTCTGCGCGATCTACCGCCGGAAGATCGTATTTCCCCTATTACCGGTATGCTGACGGGCGTGGTGGAAAAAGGCGGCGATCTGCGGGTTGAAGTACCTGATACTAACCAGAGTAAAGAGCTACTAAAATTTTGCCGTAAGTTTACCGTGCCGCTGCGCGCGAGCCTGCGTGCTAACACTATTCTGCTGAAATATGAGAGTGCAAAACGTCCGGTGGTGCATGTGTTTTTTATCGCGCCCGGTCACTGCTATGTGGGTTATTCCCTGCCGGAAAATAATTCTCCATTCTTCATGGGGATCCCGCGGCTGAAATTTCCATCTGATGCGCCAAGCCGTTCAACGCTGAAGCTGGAAGAGGCGTTCCACGTATTTATCCCTGCAGATGAATGGGATGAGCGCCTTGCCAGCGGGATGTATGCGGTTGATCTCGGCGCGTGTCCGGGAGGATGGACCTATCAATTAGTTCAACGCAGCATGATGGTTGATGCTATTGATAATGGCCCGATGGCACCGAGTCTGATGGATACCGGGCAGGTAACGCATCATCGTGAGGATGGTTTTAAGTATCGTCCAACACGCACCAATATCTCGTGGGTTGTGTGCGATATGGTAGAAAAGCCTGTGCGGGTAGCGAATCTGATGGCTGACTGGCTGGTCAATGGCTGGTGTCGGGAGGCAATTTTCAATCTCAAATTACCGATGAAAAAGCGGTATGAAGAGGTATCGCAAAATCTGGCAATGCTCGCTGAGCGACTAAAAGAAAGTGGTATCAATGCGCAAATACAGGCACGTCAGCTTTATCACGACCGTGAGGAAGTGACGGTACATATTCGTCGGATCTGGAGTGCAACACCCGGACGCCGCGACGAGCGTTACTGA
- the ppnN gene encoding nucleotide 5'-monophosphate nucleosidase PpnN, whose product MITHISPLGSMDLLSQLEVDMLKRTASSDLYQLFRNCSLAVLNSGSQTDSSHELLSRFKDFDINVLRRERGVKLELINPPEEAFVDGRIIRSLQANLFAVLRDILFVNGQMTNAGRFQHLNLENSTHITNLVFSILRNARALHIGEEPNTVVCWGGHSINPIEYQYCRNVGSQLGLRELNICTGCGPGVMEAPMKGAAVGHAQQRYRDGRFIGLTEPSIIAAEPPNPLVNELIIMPDIEKRLEAFVRIAHGIIIFPGGVGTAEELLYLLGILMNPHNREQVLPLILTGPKESADYFRVLDEFIVNTLGEEARRYYTIIIDDAAEVARQMKEAMPKVKQHRRETGDAYSFNWSIRIAPELQVPFMPTHENMANLNLYPNQPPEQLAAALRRAFSGIVAGNVKEIGIREIKERGPYKLRGDAEMMHRMDLLLQGFVAQHRMKLPGTAYIPCYEIIK is encoded by the coding sequence TTGATTACACATATTAGCCCGCTGGGCTCTATGGATTTGCTTTCCCAACTGGAAGTCGACATGTTGAAGCGTACGGCCAGCAGCGATCTCTACCAGCTGTTCCGTAATTGTTCACTTGCCGTGCTTAACTCCGGCAGCCAAACTGACAGTAGCCATGAATTACTCTCTCGCTTTAAAGATTTTGATATCAATGTGTTACGTAGAGAGCGCGGTGTAAAACTGGAATTAATCAACCCACCGGAAGAAGCGTTTGTCGACGGACGGATTATCCGTTCACTTCAGGCGAACCTGTTTGCCGTGCTACGGGACATTTTATTTGTTAATGGGCAAATGACTAACGCCGGACGCTTTCAGCATCTGAATCTGGAAAACTCTACCCATATCACCAATCTGGTTTTTTCTATTCTGCGTAATGCACGCGCACTGCACATCGGAGAAGAACCCAATACCGTGGTGTGCTGGGGTGGGCATTCAATTAATCCGATAGAGTATCAATATTGTCGCAACGTCGGTTCACAGCTGGGCTTACGGGAGCTTAATATTTGCACTGGCTGTGGACCTGGCGTAATGGAGGCACCAATGAAAGGTGCGGCGGTCGGGCATGCTCAGCAACGCTATCGCGATGGTCGTTTTATCGGCTTGACCGAGCCATCAATCATTGCTGCCGAGCCACCTAACCCGTTGGTCAATGAGCTGATAATCATGCCAGATATCGAGAAGCGTCTGGAAGCCTTCGTGCGTATCGCACATGGCATCATTATCTTTCCAGGCGGCGTTGGTACGGCGGAAGAACTCCTTTACCTGCTTGGAATTCTGATGAATCCACATAATCGCGAACAGGTATTGCCGCTGATTCTTACCGGACCGAAAGAGAGTGCCGATTATTTCCGCGTACTGGACGAGTTCATTGTTAATACCCTGGGTGAAGAGGCGCGCCGTTACTACACCATCATTATTGACGACGCCGCTGAAGTGGCGCGCCAGATGAAGGAAGCGATGCCGAAAGTAAAACAACATCGTCGTGAAACCGGTGACGCTTATAGCTTTAACTGGTCAATTCGCATTGCACCAGAGCTGCAGGTTCCATTTATGCCAACGCATGAAAATATGGCTAATCTCAATCTGTATCCCAATCAGCCACCAGAGCAGCTCGCAGCGGCCTTACGGCGTGCTTTCTCAGGAATTGTTGCCGGCAACGTAAAAGAGATAGGTATCCGCGAGATTAAAGAACGAGGTCCCTATAAACTGCGCGGCGATGCAGAAATGATGCATCGCATGGACTTGCTGCTTCAGGGATTCGTTGCACAACATCGCATGAAATTACCCGGCACCGCGTATATTCCCTGTTATGAAATCATCAAATAA
- a CDS encoding YgdI/YgdR family lipoprotein: MKKLTAVLAVCAITFTLAACSSNYVMHTNDGRTIVADGKPMVDDETGMISYKDANGNKQQINRSDVKEMVEMGQ; the protein is encoded by the coding sequence ATGAAAAAACTAACCGCAGTACTGGCCGTTTGCGCCATAACCTTTACCTTAGCTGCCTGTTCCAGCAATTACGTGATGCATACCAATGATGGTCGCACCATTGTCGCCGATGGCAAACCTATGGTAGACGATGAAACCGGTATGATCAGCTATAAAGATGCGAACGGCAATAAGCAGCAGATTAATCGTTCAGACGTGAAAGAGATGGTTGAGATGGGACAATAA
- a CDS encoding DUF423 domain-containing protein: MSSRAMLIFSAISGFIYVMFGAFGAHVLSKSLGEQEMSWIHTGLEYQAFHTLAITGLATAMLRRANIWFYWSSAALALGTVLFSGSLYCLALSHLTLWVFVTPVGGVCFLIGWVLMLIGALRLKKRADRHE, translated from the coding sequence ATGTCCAGTCGTGCAATGTTGATTTTCTCAGCTATCAGCGGGTTTATCTACGTGATGTTTGGGGCGTTCGGTGCCCATGTGTTAAGTAAATCACTTGGCGAACAGGAAATGTCCTGGATCCATACCGGGTTGGAGTATCAGGCATTCCATACGCTGGCGATCACAGGGCTTGCTACAGCGATGCTGCGCCGCGCTAATATTTGGTTTTACTGGAGCAGCGCTGCCCTGGCTCTGGGAACGGTGCTGTTCAGCGGCAGTTTATATTGCCTGGCGCTCTCGCACTTAACTCTGTGGGTATTTGTGACGCCAGTGGGCGGTGTATGTTTCCTGATTGGCTGGGTTTTGATGTTAATTGGCGCACTGCGTCTGAAAAAAAGGGCGGATCGCCATGAATAA
- the queF gene encoding NADPH-dependent 7-cyano-7-deazaguanine reductase QueF (Catalyzes the NADPH-dependent reduction of 7-cyano-7-deazaguanine (preQ0) to 7-aminomethyl-7-deazaguanine (preQ1) in queuosine biosynthesis), with amino-acid sequence MSSNDQYQALQGLTLGKPTEYHDHYDAGLLQPVPRSLNREPLGLQPTALPFRGADIWTLYELSWLNTKGVPQVAIGEIQLDASSINLIESKSFKLYLNSFNQTKFAHWGEVRQTLEHDLSACAQGKVTAALFRLQEIEGQPIGHFDGDCIDEQDISIETYQFNADYLANAASGKVVEETLVSHLLKSNCLITNQPDWGSVQIRYRGPRIDREALLRYLVSFRHHNEFHEQCVERIFSDIQRFCRPETLSVYARYTRRGGLDINPWRTNTDFLPGYSRLVRQ; translated from the coding sequence ATGTCTTCAAACGATCAATATCAGGCATTGCAAGGCCTGACGTTAGGTAAACCTACAGAATATCACGATCATTATGATGCTGGCTTATTACAGCCAGTGCCACGCAGTCTGAATCGGGAACCGTTAGGTCTGCAGCCGACCGCGTTACCCTTTCGTGGTGCAGATATTTGGACATTGTATGAGCTATCCTGGCTAAATACCAAAGGCGTTCCCCAAGTTGCCATCGGCGAAATCCAGTTAGATGCCAGCAGTATCAATCTGATCGAATCTAAAAGTTTTAAGCTCTACCTTAATAGCTTTAATCAAACCAAATTTGCTCACTGGGGTGAGGTACGTCAGACACTGGAGCATGATTTAAGCGCCTGTGCACAGGGAAAGGTAACGGCTGCATTGTTCCGCCTTCAGGAAATTGAAGGCCAGCCAATAGGGCATTTTGATGGTGATTGCATCGATGAGCAGGATATTTCCATTGAAACTTATCAGTTTAATGCGGATTACCTTGCCAACGCCGCCAGCGGCAAGGTGGTGGAAGAGACACTGGTCAGCCACTTGCTAAAATCCAATTGCCTGATCACCAATCAGCCCGACTGGGGGTCAGTACAAATCCGCTATCGTGGTCCACGTATCGATCGCGAAGCACTGCTGCGCTATCTGGTTTCATTCCGCCACCATAATGAATTCCATGAGCAGTGCGTGGAACGTATCTTCAGTGATATCCAGCGCTTCTGTCGGCCAGAAACACTCTCGGTTTACGCACGCTATACACGCCGCGGTGGGTTAGATATCAATCCCTGGCGCACCAACACCGATTTTTTACCCGGGTATTCACGTTTGGTTCGCCAGTAA
- a CDS encoding YqcC family protein — MSREQQVRQSLLAIEQLLHEQGLWKTQVPEAEAFNSSEPFCVDTMHPLEWLQWILIPRMQALLDSEGPLPKNFAIAPYYDVALESDTPGRLALLVRLKALDDLFTDSAN; from the coding sequence ATGAGCCGAGAACAGCAGGTTCGCCAGAGCTTACTGGCCATAGAGCAGTTATTACACGAGCAGGGATTATGGAAAACCCAGGTGCCCGAAGCGGAAGCTTTCAATAGCAGCGAGCCTTTTTGCGTTGACACTATGCATCCGTTGGAGTGGTTGCAGTGGATCCTTATTCCACGAATGCAGGCACTGCTTGATAGTGAGGGCCCATTGCCAAAAAATTTCGCCATCGCACCCTATTATGACGTTGCACTTGAATCAGACACGCCAGGTCGCCTGGCATTATTGGTTCGTCTTAAAGCACTTGACGATCTCTTTACGGATAGCGCGAACTGA
- the syd gene encoding SecY-interacting protein yields the protein MQDNTSQALLDYTARYCALWQRECGHAPASEALYGVASPCVVDSLDDSVYWQPRPFTLAKNLDAVERAIELRIQPSVVDFYTSQFAGDMQARHAERVLTLVQVWSEDDFIRVQENLIGHLVMKRRLKHSPTLFIATTDSELEVISVCNLSGEVILEQLGTSKREVLCATLEKFLASLQAVI from the coding sequence ATGCAGGACAATACCTCCCAGGCACTTCTGGACTATACCGCACGTTATTGTGCTCTTTGGCAGCGGGAATGCGGACATGCACCCGCCAGCGAGGCGCTGTATGGCGTTGCATCACCCTGCGTTGTGGACTCGCTCGACGATTCTGTTTACTGGCAGCCGCGACCATTTACTTTGGCAAAGAATCTTGATGCCGTTGAACGCGCCATTGAGTTACGTATTCAGCCGTCTGTAGTGGATTTTTATACGAGTCAGTTTGCCGGGGATATGCAGGCACGTCATGCGGAGCGCGTGTTGACGCTGGTTCAGGTGTGGAGTGAAGACGACTTTATTCGGGTACAGGAAAACCTTATTGGTCACCTGGTGATGAAACGACGTCTTAAGCATTCCCCAACGTTGTTTATCGCGACCACCGATTCCGAACTTGAGGTGATATCTGTTTGTAATTTAAGTGGTGAGGTCATACTTGAGCAGTTAGGTACCTCTAAACGTGAGGTACTATGCGCAACGCTTGAGAAATTTCTTGCGTCATTACAAGCCGTTATTTGA
- a CDS encoding transcriptional regulator GcvA, with translation MSKRLPPLNALRVFDAAARHLSFTKAAEELFVTQAAVSHQIKSLEDFLGLKLFRRRNRSLLLTEEGQSYYLDIKEIFSAINDATRKLQARSAKGALTVSLLPSFAIQWLVPRLSSFNSAYPGIDVRIQAVDQELEKLADDVDVAIFYGRGNWPGLRVEKLYAEYLLPVCSPLLLTGENGLKVPGDLTRFTLLHDASRRDWQSYTRQLGLQHINVQHGPIFSHSAMVLQAAIHGQGIALANNVMAQTELEAGRLVCPFNDVLVSKNAFYLVCHDSQAELGKIAAFRQWILAKAASEQEKFRFRYDH, from the coding sequence ATGTCAAAACGTCTCCCTCCTTTGAATGCGCTGCGTGTTTTTGATGCAGCGGCGCGTCATCTTAGCTTTACCAAAGCGGCTGAAGAGCTGTTTGTTACCCAAGCTGCCGTGAGCCATCAAATCAAATCGCTGGAAGATTTTCTGGGACTCAAGCTGTTTCGTCGCCGGAATCGCTCACTGCTGCTTACTGAGGAAGGGCAGAGTTACTACCTGGATATTAAGGAAATTTTCTCGGCAATAAATGATGCAACACGTAAGCTGCAGGCTCGAAGTGCTAAAGGTGCGCTGACGGTCAGTCTGTTGCCAAGTTTTGCCATTCAGTGGTTGGTGCCTCGTCTTTCAAGCTTCAACTCGGCTTATCCCGGCATTGATGTGCGTATCCAGGCGGTTGACCAGGAACTGGAAAAACTAGCAGATGATGTGGATGTGGCTATTTTTTATGGGCGCGGTAACTGGCCGGGGCTGCGTGTTGAAAAGCTATATGCAGAGTATCTGTTGCCCGTTTGTTCGCCGCTGCTGCTCACGGGCGAGAATGGTTTGAAAGTTCCCGGCGATTTAACACGCTTTACTTTGTTGCATGATGCGTCACGTCGCGACTGGCAATCTTATACGCGCCAATTGGGTTTACAGCATATTAACGTACAGCATGGCCCCATTTTCAGCCATAGCGCGATGGTGCTGCAGGCGGCCATTCACGGTCAGGGGATCGCGTTAGCCAATAACGTTATGGCGCAAACCGAGTTGGAAGCGGGGCGGTTAGTCTGCCCGTTCAATGATGTTTTAGTGAGTAAAAATGCTTTTTATCTGGTTTGTCATGACAGCCAGGCAGAACTGGGTAAAATAGCCGCCTTCCGTCAGTGGATCCTGGCGAAAGCCGCAAGCGAACAGGAAAAATTTCGTTTTCGCTATGATCACTAA
- the xni gene encoding flap endonuclease Xni: MNIHLLIIDALNLIRRIHAVQGSPCQETCLAALQQLLRHSNPSHAVAVFDNDERREGWRHQLLPDYKAGRPPMPENLHAEMPQLREAFTHAGVACWTAIEDEADDLAATLAMKVAASGHQATIVSTDKGYCQLLAPTILIRDYFQKRWLDMPFIEKEFGVKPQQLTDFWGLAGISSSKIPGVAGIGPKSASQLLTEFGSLQGIYQHLADIPEKWRSKLEQHHDMALVCQQVATLKTDLTLDGNLKDLRIALQGR; this comes from the coding sequence ATGAATATTCATCTTTTAATCATCGATGCGCTGAATTTAATTCGGCGCATCCATGCCGTCCAGGGCTCGCCCTGTCAGGAAACCTGCCTGGCCGCACTCCAGCAGTTACTCCGGCACAGTAATCCTTCGCATGCGGTAGCGGTGTTCGATAACGACGAACGACGCGAAGGCTGGCGACATCAATTGCTGCCAGACTACAAAGCTGGCCGCCCCCCTATGCCGGAAAATTTGCATGCTGAAATGCCGCAGTTACGTGAAGCCTTCACTCATGCTGGTGTTGCCTGCTGGACGGCCATAGAGGATGAAGCTGACGATCTTGCCGCAACGCTGGCGATGAAAGTGGCCGCTAGCGGCCACCAGGCAACGATTGTTTCGACCGATAAAGGCTATTGCCAACTATTGGCTCCGACGATTCTTATCCGTGACTATTTTCAGAAACGCTGGCTGGATATGCCTTTTATCGAAAAAGAGTTTGGTGTCAAACCACAGCAACTGACGGATTTCTGGGGGCTGGCAGGAATAAGTAGCAGCAAAATTCCCGGCGTAGCCGGAATTGGTCCCAAAAGCGCCAGCCAGCTTTTAACCGAGTTTGGTTCTCTTCAGGGAATTTATCAGCATCTGGCTGATATTCCGGAAAAATGGCGCAGCAAACTGGAACAGCACCATGATATGGCATTAGTTTGCCAGCAAGTTGCTACATTAAAAACGGATTTAACGCTGGATGGTAACCTGAAAGATCTGCGAATCGCCTTACAAGGCAGATAA
- the csdA gene encoding cysteine desulfurase CsdA: MTTFNPAQFRQHFPALNDAGVYLDSAATTLKPHAVIEATQQFYSLSAGTVHRSQFAEARKLTERYEHARTQVATLLHAHDAHNIVWTRGTTEAINLVAQSFLRPRLQPSDEILVSEAEHHANLVPWLMVAQQTGARVVKWPLGSNRLPDMSLLPSLLGARTRLLALGQMSNVTGGCPDIADAIQLAHAVGAKVMIDGAQGVVHNPPNVQALDIDFYAFSAHKLYGPMGIGALYAKSALLAEMQPWQGGGKMLSKVDFNGFIPQPVPWCFEAGTPNVAGVIGLSAALEWLATVDMAAAESWSCHLATLAEEKLAQIDGFRSYRCSHASLLSFDIAGVHHSDLVTLLAEQGISLRAGQHCAQPLMAALGVEGTLRASFAPYNTLQDVEALTSAIRNAMALLAD, encoded by the coding sequence ATGACAACATTTAATCCGGCCCAGTTTCGTCAACATTTTCCGGCGCTGAACGACGCTGGGGTATACCTTGATAGCGCGGCAACGACGCTGAAACCACACGCGGTCATTGAAGCGACGCAGCAATTTTACAGCCTGAGCGCGGGGACCGTGCATCGCAGCCAATTCGCCGAAGCACGTAAACTCACGGAGCGTTATGAACACGCACGCACCCAAGTCGCAACGCTGCTACACGCTCACGATGCACATAATATCGTCTGGACACGCGGCACTACCGAAGCGATCAATCTGGTAGCACAAAGTTTTTTGCGTCCACGGTTACAGCCCAGTGATGAAATTCTTGTCAGTGAAGCGGAACATCACGCCAATCTTGTGCCCTGGCTAATGGTGGCACAGCAAACAGGCGCCCGCGTGGTAAAATGGCCACTGGGCAGCAACCGACTCCCGGATATGTCCCTACTCCCCTCGTTGCTCGGCGCCAGAACACGTCTATTGGCGCTGGGGCAAATGTCCAACGTCACGGGCGGCTGCCCGGACATTGCCGATGCCATTCAGTTAGCACATGCTGTAGGTGCCAAAGTGATGATAGATGGCGCACAAGGTGTGGTGCATAATCCGCCAAATGTACAGGCTCTGGATATTGATTTTTATGCCTTTTCTGCTCATAAGCTATACGGGCCTATGGGAATCGGCGCTTTGTATGCAAAAAGTGCATTACTGGCGGAAATGCAGCCATGGCAAGGTGGTGGAAAAATGCTAAGCAAAGTCGATTTTAACGGTTTTATCCCACAACCGGTTCCCTGGTGTTTTGAAGCCGGAACACCAAATGTGGCGGGGGTCATTGGTTTGAGTGCCGCACTGGAATGGCTAGCTACAGTTGATATGGCGGCAGCTGAATCGTGGAGCTGCCACCTCGCGACACTGGCAGAAGAAAAACTGGCACAAATAGACGGCTTCCGAAGTTATCGTTGCAGTCATGCCAGCCTACTCTCTTTTGACATTGCAGGCGTTCACCACAGCGATTTGGTGACGTTATTGGCAGAACAGGGGATTTCTCTGCGGGCTGGCCAGCACTGTGCCCAGCCGCTAATGGCGGCGCTGGGGGTAGAAGGTACACTGCGCGCCTCATTTGCTCCTTATAATACTTTACAGGATGTTGAAGCACTGACGAGTGCCATACGAAACGCAATGGCTTTACTGGCAGATTAA
- a CDS encoding flavodoxin produces MAQVGIFVGTVYGNALLVAEEAEPILQDAGHDVKIFEDPTLSDWQNYADKVALIVTSTTGQGDFPDSIAPLFHSIKDKLGHQPGVRYGVIALGDSSYDNYCGAGKTFDALLQEHGATRIGEVLTVDATEYPEPEEVTSPWVENWATLF; encoded by the coding sequence ATGGCGCAGGTGGGTATTTTTGTTGGTACCGTTTACGGTAATGCTTTGTTGGTGGCGGAGGAGGCAGAGCCTATTCTGCAGGATGCGGGCCATGATGTGAAGATTTTCGAGGACCCGACGCTGAGTGATTGGCAGAATTATGCTGATAAAGTGGCCTTGATTGTGACTTCAACCACCGGACAGGGGGATTTTCCCGACAGTATCGCACCGCTTTTTCATAGCATTAAAGACAAGCTTGGGCACCAGCCTGGTGTACGTTATGGCGTCATTGCGCTGGGCGACAGCAGCTATGATAACTACTGTGGTGCAGGCAAGACCTTTGATGCGCTGCTACAGGAACATGGCGCAACACGTATCGGAGAGGTGCTGACGGTGGATGCGACAGAGTATCCGGAACCGGAAGAGGTGACGTCTCCCTGGGTTGAGAACTGGGCGACGCTCTTTTAA